AACTAAAGGACTTGGTGAAATAAGCACTGAGTTCAAGGCCATCAGAATCAGATATGACTGATGCAAGGACAAGAGCAAAGACACTGAAATATGAAATTGACATAAAAAAGTATGATCAGAGCAAAGAATTGTCCAGAGTAATTAACAAATTAATAGAAAAAGCAAGTTACTGTGGGACAGAAATACCATGGTTTATacttaaaattcatattcttaCTATATGCCAAACACCATTCTAAATGCAAATACTAAGGCATTTCATTATGACAATACCCTTAGAAAATATGTGTAACCACCATTTCCATTCTAGACAAAAAGAAAAGGCACAGAGGACACAGATAACTTGCTTAAACAATGCATTTGGTAAAGGTAGAGCTCGGATGCACACCCAGCTGTCTGGCTACACAGTCCCTGCCCTTAGCCACCCTAGTAGTCTGAATCTCCCCCACGGGTACTCTTTCACGGTCTTATCCTTATAGGGAAAGGACAGAAACACAGTCCTGAGATGCAACAATTGATCAATACCCCCAGATGACGTTCCTGCTCCAACTGTTGCTGTGCCAGACTCTTTGCTCTTTCTATCTCTATTTGTCTTAGTTGCTGCTCATGGagtctctccttctcttccatcATTTGCCGCATATGCCTGCGAATCTCCTCCAcactttctgcttcagccttggCAGCCTCTGCTTTTGCACGTGcctctgaagagaaagaaaaaacaaataaaccttcTAGGACAGCTCTGTCCCTCCCTTGGGCCTCCTGTTCTCATTCATTATTGTTCTAAACCATAGAGAAAATTCCCTGCCATTGTTTTTCCTTCCAGATTACCATCTGCAGCTGATCCTGCCATATTCAGATACCACCTGAGGTTAAGAAGGTTCTTTGTCTGTCTTGCTTCAGGTGAATCATCTCAGCTAGGCCAGGACACATGAATTTCAAATTTCTGGacatttcttgtcttttttgcATTACTTCTGTTCTCTTCTCACCTTCCATCTCCTTTTCCTTGGCTGTGAGCCTGGTCTGTCTGTAGAACAGCTTTACTCACAGACTCTTTGGACTTTAAATActtttgcagagcttcctcagCCTAGGAACCCCAAAAACATGCAGTTAGAACCTGGCAATGGTGATTGGCAATATGATAAAATCATGATTACTTTTTCATCAAACATCTTTTCCTGTTAAAAGGCGCTTTGCCTGCACCTGATGGAGATGTCCATCAAGCCTCTCCACAGGTGGGGTCCCAAACCTGGCTTAGCCAGTCAGAGCACCCAAGGCCCCTTGTTGAAAGGTGGAAAAATACTATGACTTTAATGTTATAAAGGCTGATATGGGTGCTGGCAAAGACACCTGTTCTGTCACCAGGGCTGTAAACTTGGGTTAGACTTAGACCCAGCAGTATCTCTTTGTAGCCATGTGGGTAAGTTTACTTGAAAATGAAGCCAATAGTCAGGAGAATGGAGCACACTAATGAAGTaggatttggaaagaaaaaaggaaacagacaACTGCTGATGCTGTTTGAACACTGGAATGTGACCATCATTTTATAGTCTAGTTGGAATTGCTTTTCTTAAACACTTGAAACTAAATACCAGGCACATAATTCCCAGGCATGCTCAGTGACAGAGTAAGTCTGAGCCAGATGAGACATCAATCTCATCTCT
This sequence is a window from Marmota flaviventris isolate mMarFla1 chromosome 10, mMarFla1.hap1, whole genome shotgun sequence. Protein-coding genes within it:
- the LOC114092522 gene encoding guanylate-binding protein 5-like, translated to MEEARAKAEAAKAEAESVEEIRRHMRQMMEEKERLHEQQLRQIEIERAKSLAQQQLEQERHLGEEAEKLKLMHQAEMSRFQDQIQHIHRTMSEPQAARCIIL